One genomic region from Spirulina subsalsa PCC 9445 encodes:
- a CDS encoding glycosyltransferase family 2 protein, with amino-acid sequence MFSVYILTYNEEIEIAECIESVISLSDEVIVVDSFSSDRTIEIAQQYPVQIVQHAFESHGKQRTWMLREVPTRHEWVYLLEADERMTPQLFAECLQAIQSQEYIGYYVAERVLFMNAWIRHCTQYPRYQMRLFRKDKVWFTDYGHTEREVCDGPTGFIQETYPHYTSGKGFSRWLEKHNRYSTNEAKETIHQRQKGTVNWKDLFWGRSEVERRRALKDLSVRLPFRPLVRFLYMYFLLGGIWDGKPGFTWCVLQAFYEYLIVLKVWEMENPIEREIPIHSPPSFPPLPKGG; translated from the coding sequence ATGTTCTCTGTTTATATCTTGACCTACAACGAAGAAATTGAGATCGCCGAATGTATCGAGTCGGTGATCTCTCTTTCTGACGAGGTGATTGTTGTAGACTCATTCAGCAGCGATCGCACCATCGAAATTGCTCAACAATATCCCGTTCAAATCGTACAACACGCTTTTGAAAGCCACGGCAAACAGCGCACTTGGATGTTGCGGGAAGTCCCCACGCGGCATGAATGGGTCTACCTCCTCGAAGCAGACGAACGGATGACCCCACAACTCTTTGCAGAGTGTCTACAAGCCATTCAATCTCAGGAATACATCGGTTACTACGTCGCCGAACGAGTCCTATTTATGAACGCTTGGATTCGTCACTGTACTCAATATCCTCGGTATCAGATGCGTCTGTTCCGAAAAGATAAAGTCTGGTTCACTGACTACGGTCATACTGAACGAGAAGTCTGTGATGGCCCCACAGGATTCATCCAAGAAACCTATCCCCACTACACCAGTGGTAAAGGATTCAGCCGTTGGCTAGAGAAACATAATCGTTACTCCACCAACGAAGCGAAAGAAACCATCCATCAACGACAAAAAGGCACCGTCAACTGGAAAGACCTCTTCTGGGGACGTTCAGAAGTCGAAAGGCGACGCGCCCTTAAAGACCTCTCCGTGCGTCTTCCCTTTCGCCCCCTCGTGCGCTTTCTGTATATGTACTTCCTCCTCGGTGGGATTTGGGATGGCAAGCCGGGATTTACTTGGTGTGTTCTCCAAGCCTTTTATGAATATCTCATCGTTCTCAAAGTCTGGGAAATGGAGAATCCCATTGAACGAGAGATTCCCATTCACTCCCCCCCCTCTTTTCCCCCCCTTCCAAAGGGGGGATAA
- a CDS encoding M23 family metallopeptidase, translating into MNPNRKSAFNPYQFLLRHSLFTRGAGVLGGLTLLSSGFVAAQTDTFVDAIPVSPPSAPAQSAPNIPKPQKTAPTPAPQVNKPSPAPAPVAQPKPAPNPAPVARPNPAPSAPPVVTNTRPSPAPSAPPAARPNPAPSAPPVVNNTRPNPAPSAPPVVNNTRPSPRPSASSQPPETPVVEIPSNLIDSPSQLRLPNGQNPTMQAGGETNTLVDTASYGAPQPRAQQRPNVVLSERGTGCSTVVRNGQLTSARCGAAPERNTQTASGGNTSAPRQQVVIPRSLSRDLPPSAREAAAIASTRAIAPSNPVSLSQLPDRVRQQISANPSPRSSRVQVVTPSGIPMPGGQNSPYNRSTLNYPRAYPNNGNTSLLFPLSIPARIGSAFGWRIHPIHGTWRLHAGTDIPAPQGTPVLAAYHGEVALAGNAGGYGLMVILRHEQGSQESRYAHLSQIFVSPGQWIEQGEVIGLVGSTGQSTGPHLHFEWRHLIGNEWIPVDAGPHLEYAMAQMLGEMDTAQTDLDSLNASLNYPLLNGETLGQRVLNSGIMFLVDPQNRPPSTSEELETDLEDMTESNAIYDEAIHGLLVSPLDDMIDPIDTIGDINALDGLAAIDNRVRSRLLD; encoded by the coding sequence ATGAACCCCAATCGTAAATCCGCCTTCAATCCCTATCAATTCCTCTTGCGTCATTCCCTCTTCACCCGGGGTGCGGGTGTTCTGGGAGGGTTAACCCTCCTCAGCAGTGGCTTTGTGGCAGCACAAACCGATACCTTTGTAGATGCTATCCCCGTATCTCCCCCTTCAGCCCCTGCCCAATCCGCCCCCAATATTCCCAAACCCCAGAAAACCGCCCCAACTCCCGCCCCTCAAGTCAACAAACCCAGCCCCGCCCCGGCCCCCGTCGCCCAGCCCAAACCCGCTCCCAACCCCGCCCCCGTCGCCCGCCCCAATCCCGCTCCTAGTGCGCCTCCTGTGGTGACAAATACCCGCCCCAGTCCTGCCCCCAGTGCGCCCCCGGCCGCCCGTCCCAATCCCGCCCCTAGCGCGCCCCCAGTGGTGAATAACACCCGTCCCAATCCCGCTCCTAGTGCGCCCCCAGTGGTGAATAACACCCGCCCCAGTCCCCGCCCGAGCGCCAGTTCCCAACCCCCGGAAACCCCCGTCGTGGAGATTCCCAGTAATCTAATCGACAGTCCCAGTCAACTCCGTTTACCCAATGGTCAAAACCCCACCATGCAGGCCGGAGGGGAAACCAATACCCTAGTTGATACTGCCAGCTATGGCGCGCCCCAACCTCGCGCCCAACAGCGTCCTAACGTCGTCCTGAGTGAACGGGGGACTGGGTGCAGTACCGTTGTTCGGAATGGACAGTTAACCAGTGCGCGCTGTGGGGCAGCACCGGAACGCAACACCCAAACCGCCAGTGGGGGCAACACCAGCGCCCCCCGTCAACAGGTGGTGATTCCTCGTTCCCTGAGTCGGGATCTGCCCCCGTCTGCCCGTGAAGCGGCGGCTATTGCTTCCACAAGGGCGATCGCACCCTCTAATCCCGTCTCCCTCTCCCAACTCCCCGATCGAGTACGTCAACAAATTAGCGCCAACCCCTCCCCCCGCAGTAGTCGGGTGCAAGTCGTTACCCCCTCCGGCATTCCCATGCCCGGCGGTCAAAACAGCCCCTATAACCGCTCCACCCTCAACTATCCCCGCGCTTACCCCAACAACGGCAACACCTCCCTCCTCTTCCCCCTCTCCATCCCCGCCCGCATCGGTTCCGCCTTCGGGTGGCGAATCCATCCCATTCATGGCACTTGGCGACTCCATGCCGGAACCGACATCCCAGCCCCCCAAGGAACCCCCGTCCTTGCCGCCTATCATGGAGAAGTCGCCCTAGCCGGGAACGCCGGAGGTTATGGTTTAATGGTCATCCTACGCCACGAACAAGGCAGCCAAGAATCCCGTTATGCTCACCTCTCCCAAATCTTTGTCAGTCCCGGACAATGGATTGAGCAAGGGGAAGTGATTGGCCTAGTCGGTAGCACTGGACAATCCACCGGCCCCCACCTTCACTTTGAATGGCGGCACCTCATCGGCAATGAATGGATTCCCGTGGATGCCGGCCCCCATCTGGAATATGCAATGGCGCAAATGTTAGGGGAAATGGATACCGCTCAAACTGATCTAGACTCCCTGAATGCCAGTCTCAACTACCCCCTCTTGAATGGGGAAACTCTGGGGCAACGGGTTCTCAATAGCGGGATTATGTTCCTTGTAGACCCCCAAAATCGTCCCCCCAGCACCTCGGAGGAACTAGAGACTGATCTAGAGGACATGACAGAGAGCAATGCTATCTATGACGAGGCGATACATGGCTTACTGGTCAGTCCTTTAGATGACATGATTGACCCCATCGACACTATTGGCGATATCAACGCCTTAGATGGTCTGGCGGCTATAGATAATCGTGTTCGCTCCAGACTCCTAGACTAA
- the ribE gene encoding riboflavin synthase: MFTGIIQAQGILEPYGNDQFAITLEGATSSSLVADFELGDSVAVDGICLTIETILGQGFIATASPETLQRTSLGQRCQERTPVNIETALRVGSKLGGHFVSGHVDGVGCLVEALPQETAWQIKFAPVAELGEQWQRFIAPYLVSKGSIAVNGISLTIADCDPQGQWFTAAVIPHTYAETNLSVLEPGAWVNLEGDILGKYVAKLLGYPQGRNGRAAEGISLEFLSEHGYLD; encoded by the coding sequence ATGTTCACCGGAATTATTCAAGCTCAAGGTATTTTAGAACCTTATGGAAACGATCAATTTGCCATTACCTTAGAAGGTGCGACCTCCTCCTCCTTAGTTGCAGACTTTGAGTTAGGGGATAGCGTAGCGGTAGATGGGATTTGTTTAACCATTGAAACCATCTTAGGACAAGGCTTTATCGCCACCGCTTCCCCCGAAACCTTACAACGAACCAGCCTAGGCCAACGCTGCCAAGAGAGGACTCCAGTGAACATTGAAACCGCCTTGCGGGTGGGGAGTAAATTGGGGGGGCATTTTGTCTCAGGTCATGTGGATGGGGTGGGGTGTTTAGTCGAAGCCCTACCCCAAGAAACCGCTTGGCAGATTAAGTTTGCTCCAGTAGCGGAATTAGGGGAACAGTGGCAGCGTTTTATTGCCCCTTATCTCGTCTCTAAAGGCAGTATAGCGGTGAATGGGATTAGTTTAACCATTGCCGACTGTGACCCCCAAGGACAATGGTTTACGGCGGCTGTGATTCCCCATACTTACGCAGAAACCAACCTCTCCGTTTTAGAACCGGGTGCTTGGGTCAATTTAGAGGGGGATATTTTAGGTAAATATGTAGCCAAATTATTAGGCTATCCCCAGGGTAGAAACGGGAGAGCAGCAGAAGGGATTAGTCTAGAGTTTTTGAGCGAACACGGTTATCTTGATTGA
- a CDS encoding CBS domain-containing protein: MSILPSLGVSGLSALVGLGASGLLWYSIRRYRHWQHLQQTIQSMVALDIMSRQFRVINAELSIQEFVDVYVVNDPFTTQPFFAASRGQYHGMILIKDLTQIKREMWANHQVKEIVRPFGELAFVSEQTPVLEILERFLDSTLERLTVLSQGGVVVGIISRQDLPEAIAQKIHRKIPEKLLGKLLKTHPFSPPIPPHQLAKLNKFQPKIS, translated from the coding sequence ATGAGCATCTTACCCAGTCTGGGAGTTTCCGGACTGTCCGCCCTAGTGGGTTTAGGGGCGAGTGGCCTGTTGTGGTACAGCATCCGGCGTTATCGGCACTGGCAGCATCTCCAACAAACGATTCAGTCCATGGTTGCCCTGGATATTATGAGTCGTCAATTTCGGGTAATTAATGCCGAATTAAGTATTCAAGAATTCGTGGATGTTTATGTGGTGAACGATCCCTTCACCACCCAGCCCTTTTTTGCCGCATCCAGAGGCCAGTATCACGGCATGATCCTAATTAAGGATCTGACCCAAATCAAGCGGGAGATGTGGGCAAATCATCAGGTCAAGGAAATCGTTCGTCCCTTTGGAGAGTTAGCCTTTGTGTCAGAACAAACCCCTGTCCTAGAGATTCTTGAGCGCTTCTTAGACTCCACCCTTGAACGCCTTACCGTCCTCTCTCAAGGGGGAGTCGTGGTGGGAATTATAAGCCGTCAGGACTTACCAGAGGCGATCGCCCAAAAAATTCACCGAAAAATCCCGGAAAAACTCCTAGGCAAACTGCTGAAAACTCATCCATTCTCCCCCCCGATCCCCCCACATCAACTAGCAAAACTAAACAAATTCCAGCCAAAGATAAGTTAA
- the pgl gene encoding 6-phosphogluconolactonase, which yields MRSRRVKVYQDKAALVKGALGLVLEQIKQAIAQRGQCSLVLAGGSTPKPLYEALAQEDLPWEKLHIFWGDERYVPPTHPDSNEGMARQAWLDRVNFPAANIHPMPTSDQDPQADASRHEQELRAFFGAAEGEFPVFDLILLGMGDDGHTASLFPQTAALEVCDRLITVGEKSGQPRLTFTIPLINQGRCVIFMVAGANKQPALQQVFAETADPVAYPSRFIQPQGELWWLLDEAAGTVLKSFNNLVIE from the coding sequence ATGAGAAGTAGACGAGTCAAAGTGTATCAGGATAAAGCGGCGTTGGTGAAGGGGGCGTTAGGGTTGGTGTTGGAGCAGATTAAACAGGCGATCGCACAACGGGGACAATGTAGCCTGGTGTTGGCGGGAGGTAGCACCCCTAAACCCCTTTATGAAGCCCTAGCCCAGGAGGATCTCCCCTGGGAAAAACTGCATATTTTTTGGGGGGATGAGCGCTATGTTCCCCCCACTCACCCCGATAGTAATGAGGGCATGGCGCGGCAAGCGTGGTTAGATCGGGTGAATTTTCCCGCCGCTAATATTCACCCGATGCCCACCAGTGATCAAGATCCCCAAGCCGATGCTAGCCGTCATGAACAAGAATTACGGGCATTTTTTGGGGCGGCTGAGGGAGAATTTCCGGTTTTTGACCTGATTTTGTTGGGAATGGGAGATGATGGACATACGGCTTCTTTGTTTCCGCAAACGGCCGCCTTGGAGGTGTGCGATCGCCTAATTACCGTAGGAGAAAAATCCGGTCAGCCCCGACTGACCTTTACCATTCCCCTGATTAATCAAGGGCGCTGTGTTATCTTCATGGTTGCTGGAGCCAATAAACAACCCGCACTCCAGCAAGTGTTTGCCGAAACAGCCGATCCGGTGGCTTATCCCAGTCGGTTCATTCAACCCCAAGGCGAACTCTGGTGGTTACTCGATGAAGCGGCCGGAACTGTTTTGAAGTCCTTCAATAACCTTGTCATAGAATAA
- a CDS encoding FHA domain-containing protein, translating into MIVCPNCNHQNPEGATQCEACYTPLPVTTSCPQCGATVQTDASFCGQCGFGLQGNGDPFGATGQPDFPDLEPTPDLPEVPFPSSPEEPATEVSEAIAPASTPSSTATSSTQLQVENASLLHVQTNSVLELPQNLPIIHLGKPGGPVPPDIDVSGFPDSAIVSRVHADIRVEGGIYYLEDVGSSNGTYVNHNPLVQGNRHRLRAGDRIALGKEDKVTFIFQLSS; encoded by the coding sequence ATGATTGTTTGTCCGAACTGCAATCACCAAAACCCCGAAGGGGCAACCCAATGTGAGGCCTGTTATACCCCTCTCCCCGTCACCACCAGTTGCCCCCAATGTGGGGCTACCGTACAAACCGATGCTAGTTTTTGTGGTCAGTGCGGTTTTGGTTTACAAGGCAACGGAGATCCCTTCGGTGCAACAGGTCAACCGGATTTTCCTGACTTAGAACCCACCCCAGACCTGCCCGAAGTGCCCTTTCCCTCCAGCCCCGAGGAGCCAGCTACGGAAGTCTCGGAAGCCATTGCCCCCGCTTCTACTCCTTCCTCAACGGCCACCTCTAGCACTCAACTGCAAGTAGAAAACGCCAGTCTACTCCATGTTCAAACCAACAGCGTCCTAGAACTGCCCCAGAACCTACCCATCATTCATCTGGGCAAACCCGGCGGCCCCGTTCCCCCGGATATTGACGTGTCAGGATTCCCTGACTCGGCCATTGTGTCGCGGGTTCATGCGGATATTCGAGTAGAGGGCGGTATATATTATCTGGAAGATGTGGGCAGTTCTAACGGAACCTACGTCAATCACAATCCCCTAGTGCAAGGCAACCGTCATCGTTTACGCGCAGGCGATCGCATTGCCCTCGGCAAAGAAGATAAAGTCACCTTTATTTTCCAACTGTCCTCTTGA
- a CDS encoding PAS domain S-box protein, which produces MDNPQRLRALADNVLGVLYQFKLTPEGIYSFPYISAGIEALLGISPQDIEKDASRMINLTHPEDQARFAQTVAHSAQTLTVWEWEGRMILPSGEEKWVKASSRPKKERDGSIVWDGWILDTTQSKRDEMSLQAAFKRIETILAGCSDGFLALDKQWHFTQLNPMGEKLFGKTQAELLGQNIWEAYPDSIGSPFYTNYYYAVEHQVPVTFEEYYAPFDTWFEVRAYPVGDELFSYFTNINARKQLELQINEQTTALENTEKRYSLLVEQNPLAVIEWDLEGKVVSWNKAAEGVFGYSASEVIGFSILEQLIPEEFKPNIEAIIQALLTQTGGSYSNNENITKDGRRITCDWYNSPLVDETGSVTGIVSLAWDVSDRIAAEKERQTLAAVVRNSTDFLGVANLDGSAAYLNPTGRQMVKFQSEDITPYSMLDFIPSEQHDFLQQEILPTVLQQGSWRGEFYLRNWTDDSAIPVDFNLFLVKNPDTGEPICLASATRDISEEKKAKARIQEVQNFLTSILENLPVGVIAKEAQDLRFVLWNVAATELLGHKAEEVIGKNDYDLFTQEQADFFTQKDREVLNNRQVIDVPEEAILRGDGETRILHSRKTAILDCEGSPQYLLAITEDITERKQAEDLLRESEERLNSILASLQDIVWSASHETYQLLYINPVAEQIYGRPISDFYEDSNLWFEVIHPEDKPQVISGSEKLFNQGFNEMEYRILRPDGEERHLLQRSYLVRDEFGQVLRMDGIARDITEQKLAIQQLRESEQRYQVLADAAPIGVIYTDVNYKCLYVNDRWSKLTGLSFEQSLDQAWTQAIAKSDREKLLKAWNSHSWLEHSFQTECRIQDANRKVRWVIYQAKPILGEAGDITGYVGTLTDITERKRAEREIKQKAQELQKTLHELQQTQTRLIQSEKMSSLGQLVAGIAHEINNPVNFIYGNLEHIKTYATDLQEIVKTYQEFYPEPTPEVREILEELDIDFLLEDFPKTINSIQVGAKRIRSIVASLRTFSRLDEAECKEVNIHEGLDSTLLILQNRLKAKPESPAIMVHRNYGELPKIQCYAGQLNQVFMNILVNALDSLEERDKKRTYEEIHAQPSVITITTQLLGSQQVQIRIKDNGVGVPESVKSRIFDPFFTTKSIGKGTGLGMSISYQIVTERHGGSLECVSVVGQGAEFIITIPVHQRVS; this is translated from the coding sequence ATGGACAATCCTCAACGTTTGCGGGCTTTAGCAGATAATGTTTTAGGAGTCTTGTATCAATTTAAACTAACCCCCGAAGGCATTTATAGTTTTCCTTATATCTCCGCCGGAATTGAAGCATTATTAGGCATTTCTCCTCAAGATATCGAAAAAGATGCCTCACGGATGATTAATTTAACCCATCCAGAGGATCAGGCTCGTTTTGCGCAGACTGTCGCCCACTCAGCCCAAACCCTAACCGTTTGGGAGTGGGAAGGACGTATGATCTTGCCTAGCGGGGAGGAAAAGTGGGTTAAAGCCTCTTCTCGACCGAAAAAAGAACGTGATGGGTCTATTGTATGGGATGGGTGGATTTTAGATACTACCCAATCCAAACGGGATGAAATGTCACTGCAAGCCGCTTTTAAGCGAATTGAAACCATTTTAGCCGGTTGTAGTGATGGCTTCTTAGCCCTTGATAAACAATGGCATTTTACCCAACTCAACCCGATGGGTGAGAAATTATTCGGAAAAACCCAAGCAGAACTATTAGGTCAAAATATTTGGGAGGCTTATCCTGATTCCATTGGTTCTCCCTTTTATACCAACTATTATTACGCCGTAGAACACCAAGTTCCCGTCACCTTTGAGGAATATTATGCTCCCTTTGACACTTGGTTTGAAGTGCGAGCTTATCCCGTTGGAGATGAACTGTTTTCTTATTTTACGAACATTAATGCTCGTAAACAGTTAGAACTCCAGATAAATGAACAGACCACCGCTTTAGAAAATACAGAAAAACGCTATTCTTTATTAGTTGAACAAAACCCTCTCGCCGTCATTGAATGGGATCTAGAGGGAAAAGTCGTCAGTTGGAATAAAGCCGCAGAAGGGGTTTTTGGCTATTCTGCCTCCGAGGTTATTGGTTTTTCTATCTTAGAGCAATTAATCCCCGAAGAATTTAAACCCAATATTGAGGCAATTATCCAAGCTTTGCTAACCCAAACAGGGGGGAGTTATAGCAACAATGAAAATATAACCAAAGATGGGCGACGGATTACCTGTGATTGGTATAACTCCCCCTTAGTGGATGAAACAGGCAGCGTGACAGGGATTGTGTCCTTAGCTTGGGATGTGAGCGATCGCATTGCCGCCGAAAAAGAACGCCAAACCCTAGCCGCCGTTGTCCGCAATAGCACCGACTTCCTTGGAGTCGCCAACTTAGACGGCAGTGCCGCCTATTTAAACCCCACCGGGCGACAGATGGTTAAATTCCAGTCCGAAGACATCACCCCCTACAGTATGCTGGACTTTATCCCCTCAGAACAGCACGACTTTCTCCAACAAGAAATTCTCCCTACCGTCTTACAACAAGGCAGTTGGCGCGGGGAATTTTACCTTCGCAACTGGACCGATGATTCCGCCATTCCCGTAGACTTCAACCTATTTTTAGTCAAAAATCCTGACACAGGGGAACCCATTTGTTTAGCCAGTGCCACCCGCGACATTTCCGAAGAGAAAAAAGCCAAAGCCCGAATTCAAGAAGTGCAAAACTTCCTGACCTCCATTTTAGAAAACTTACCCGTTGGCGTAATAGCCAAAGAAGCCCAAGACCTGCGTTTTGTGTTGTGGAACGTAGCCGCCACTGAACTTTTAGGCCACAAAGCAGAAGAAGTCATCGGCAAAAATGATTATGATTTATTTACCCAGGAACAAGCCGATTTTTTCACCCAAAAAGACCGAGAAGTTCTCAACAATAGGCAAGTCATTGATGTTCCCGAAGAAGCCATCTTACGAGGGGATGGAGAAACCCGCATCCTGCACAGTCGAAAAACCGCTATTCTAGATTGTGAAGGTTCACCCCAATATCTCCTAGCCATTACCGAAGATATTACCGAACGCAAACAAGCCGAAGACCTACTCAGAGAAAGTGAAGAACGCTTAAATAGTATCCTAGCTTCTCTACAAGATATTGTCTGGTCAGCCTCCCATGAAACCTATCAATTATTGTATATAAATCCAGTGGCTGAACAAATCTATGGTCGCCCAATCTCAGATTTTTATGAGGACTCTAATCTCTGGTTTGAAGTGATTCATCCTGAAGATAAACCCCAGGTCATCAGTGGTTCAGAAAAACTCTTTAATCAGGGGTTCAACGAAATGGAATATCGCATTTTACGACCCGATGGCGAAGAGCGTCACCTATTGCAACGTTCCTATTTAGTGCGGGATGAATTCGGGCAAGTATTGCGTATGGATGGCATTGCGCGGGACATTACCGAGCAGAAATTAGCTATCCAACAACTACGAGAAAGTGAGCAACGCTATCAGGTTTTAGCCGATGCCGCACCCATTGGCGTAATTTACACCGATGTAAACTATAAATGCTTATATGTTAATGATCGGTGGTCTAAATTAACTGGATTAAGTTTTGAGCAATCCTTAGATCAAGCTTGGACTCAAGCCATTGCTAAATCTGATCGAGAGAAGTTGCTCAAAGCCTGGAATAGTCATAGTTGGCTTGAGCATTCTTTTCAAACAGAATGTCGCATTCAAGATGCGAATCGTAAAGTGCGTTGGGTCATTTATCAAGCCAAGCCAATTCTAGGGGAAGCGGGAGACATTACCGGTTATGTTGGCACATTAACAGATATTACCGAGCGCAAACGAGCAGAACGAGAAATTAAACAAAAAGCTCAAGAATTACAAAAAACCTTGCACGAACTACAGCAAACGCAAACTCGACTCATTCAAAGTGAGAAAATGTCCAGTTTAGGGCAGTTAGTCGCCGGAATTGCCCATGAGATCAACAATCCTGTTAATTTCATTTATGGCAACTTAGAGCATATCAAAACCTACGCTACTGATTTACAGGAAATTGTTAAAACTTATCAGGAATTTTATCCTGAGCCTACACCAGAAGTGCGGGAGATCCTAGAGGAGTTAGATATTGATTTCTTACTAGAAGACTTTCCCAAAACGATTAATTCTATACAAGTAGGGGCAAAACGGATTCGTTCCATTGTAGCTTCTCTGCGTACCTTCTCCCGTTTAGACGAGGCAGAATGTAAGGAGGTCAATATTCATGAAGGATTAGATAGTACCTTATTGATTCTGCAAAATCGTCTCAAAGCAAAACCCGAATCCCCAGCCATTATGGTTCATCGCAATTATGGCGAACTGCCCAAAATTCAATGCTATGCCGGGCAGTTAAATCAGGTGTTTATGAATATTTTAGTCAATGCTTTAGATTCCTTAGAGGAACGCGATAAAAAGCGAACCTATGAAGAGATTCACGCTCAACCTAGTGTGATTACCATTACAACTCAACTCTTAGGTTCTCAACAGGTACAGATTCGGATTAAGGATAATGGAGTCGGTGTTCCTGAATCGGTGAAGTCGCGGATTTTTGACCCATTTTTCACAACTAAAAGCATAGGCAAAGGAACAGGTTTAGGGATGTCCATTAGTTATCAAATCGTGACAGAACGCCATGGTGGAAGTTTAGAATGTGTTTCAGTAGTCGGACAAGGGGCTGAGTTTATTATTACCATACCTGTCCATCAAAGAGTGAGTTAG
- a CDS encoding HpsJ family protein, whose product MNNSALSSLTALALKTIAVILIVSSLIDYVLLAYPLNLTDTGWQIGFTSQIVDRGIVPMVGIGLLVVASWISSAVDGQGSQISLLSLRFWAFLFASVMGLIFLLLVPLHISNLGQAQAQALSQITESATAAEGQIQSQFEQITQLLEDEQRIQELDQAIASGQVQGQQLEQLQTIRSQIQELRQNPDALQAQRESAETQLRTRRAEAEQQAKQNALKSGLRIGLSSVLLAIGYIVIGWTGFRSLLVGAGGGMGGKR is encoded by the coding sequence ATGAATAATTCTGCCCTTTCCTCCTTGACAGCCTTGGCATTGAAAACCATTGCTGTCATTCTCATTGTCTCTTCACTGATTGATTATGTGCTGTTGGCCTATCCCCTCAATTTAACGGATACAGGATGGCAAATTGGGTTCACCAGTCAGATTGTCGATCGGGGTATTGTTCCCATGGTCGGGATTGGTTTATTAGTGGTTGCTTCTTGGATTAGTAGCGCGGTAGATGGGCAAGGCAGTCAAATTTCTTTGCTCAGTCTTAGATTTTGGGCGTTTTTGTTTGCCAGCGTAATGGGTTTAATCTTCTTGCTGCTAGTTCCTCTCCACATCAGCAACCTAGGTCAGGCGCAAGCCCAAGCCCTCAGCCAAATTACCGAAAGTGCAACAGCCGCCGAGGGTCAAATTCAAAGTCAATTTGAGCAAATCACTCAACTCCTCGAAGACGAACAACGGATTCAAGAATTGGATCAAGCGATCGCCAGTGGACAAGTCCAAGGTCAACAACTCGAACAACTACAAACCATTCGCAGTCAAATTCAAGAACTGCGCCAAAACCCTGATGCCCTACAAGCTCAGAGAGAAAGCGCCGAAACCCAACTGCGCACTCGTCGAGCAGAAGCCGAACAACAAGCCAAACAAAACGCCCTCAAATCTGGCCTCAGAATTGGCCTAAGTAGTGTTCTCCTAGCCATTGGCTACATTGTGATCGGCTGGACAGGTTTTAGAAGTCTCCTCGTAGGTGCAGGAGGGGGAATGGGAGGCAAACGCTAA